One Edaphobacter flagellatus genomic region harbors:
- a CDS encoding DUF5522 domain-containing protein yields the protein MDKPPPFEELPQALAPEDFYYEGPYLVFTEAYHRKRGYCCNSGCRHCPYR from the coding sequence ATGGATAAGCCACCTCCTTTTGAGGAACTGCCACAAGCTCTTGCGCCTGAAGACTTTTATTACGAAGGCCCTTATCTTGTCTTTACAGAGGCATATCATCGGAAACGGGGCTATTGCTGTAACAGCGGCTGCCGCCATTGTCCGTATCGATAA
- a CDS encoding VWA domain-containing protein has translation MRQATITRRATAAALAGILAGVPVTTSCEAYGQQAAGDGTYTLKIQSDIVLTNVVVRDKKTGAIVKGLKASDFTILENGKPQAISSFDFQTVDEAVALNENATVSGKSASIADLVNGNFAADPKQLKDHRLIVMFFDLSSMQPEDIDRAVESATDYINKKMQPADLVALVSMSTALSMDQDFTADKAALLRGVGRYNGTEGTGFANGNEGGNSGGTSDDSSSFTADDSEYNALNTDRELYAIRTIAKSLERVDQRKSLLYFSGGLTRQGIENQASMRAATNAAVRANMAIYSVDSRGLQALPPVGDASKGSLRGTAAYSGGAMQSQLDTNFGSQEVLATLSSDTGGKAFFDSNDFGPVFQQIQRDTEAYYILGYRSSNTARDGSYRRLTVKLNRNDAKLEYRPGYYAPADFQHQKTEDRELALTEQMRSDLPATDVALYLQALYFRLADNRFFIPVSLIVPGSQIPFVKNGDRDKATIDVIGQIKNAQGIIVGNARDTIKLALDQTQQVQRKNIQYSTGFTLAPGRYHLKFVVRENETGRMGSFETDLQVPDLKKIPLKLSSIVLASQQTPNTAKKATNPLIRDGVEWIPNVPHVFRQDQHLYLLYEVYDPTRQKADSTAPAPSPGLNRRPAGAVKVLTNIEFLSGGVKVYETPLVEADAVNIPDREAVAFQFDVPLSQLKPGVYICQVNVIDDAGGSFSFPRLALRIQAPAAAPQTVSTATGQ, from the coding sequence ATGCGACAGGCAACGATCACACGGCGAGCAACAGCAGCAGCACTGGCAGGCATACTGGCAGGAGTTCCAGTCACCACATCCTGCGAGGCGTATGGGCAGCAGGCCGCCGGCGACGGCACGTATACCCTGAAGATACAGAGCGATATCGTATTAACGAATGTCGTCGTGCGGGACAAGAAAACTGGAGCCATCGTAAAAGGGCTCAAAGCCAGCGATTTCACCATTCTCGAAAACGGCAAACCTCAGGCAATTTCGAGCTTCGACTTTCAGACTGTCGATGAAGCCGTTGCATTGAATGAAAATGCGACGGTGAGCGGCAAGTCAGCCTCTATCGCTGATCTGGTGAACGGGAACTTCGCTGCCGATCCAAAACAGCTGAAAGATCATCGACTTATCGTCATGTTCTTCGATCTGAGCAGCATGCAGCCAGAAGACATAGACCGGGCCGTCGAATCGGCAACGGACTATATCAATAAAAAGATGCAGCCCGCAGATCTGGTCGCTCTGGTCAGCATGTCGACAGCATTGAGCATGGATCAGGACTTTACCGCAGATAAAGCGGCTCTGCTGCGCGGGGTCGGACGTTATAACGGGACTGAAGGTACAGGATTCGCAAACGGCAATGAAGGCGGCAACTCCGGAGGCACATCGGACGACTCATCCAGCTTTACGGCTGATGACTCTGAATACAACGCGCTGAATACGGATCGCGAGCTCTACGCAATCCGCACCATTGCGAAAAGTCTCGAGCGGGTTGACCAGCGCAAAAGCCTACTCTATTTCTCTGGTGGGTTGACACGACAAGGCATTGAAAATCAGGCCAGCATGCGTGCCGCCACCAACGCTGCTGTTCGTGCCAATATGGCGATCTATAGCGTGGACTCGCGGGGGCTACAGGCACTTCCGCCCGTAGGTGATGCCTCTAAAGGGAGCCTGCGCGGTACGGCAGCCTACAGCGGCGGCGCCATGCAGAGCCAGCTGGATACCAATTTCGGCTCGCAGGAAGTTCTGGCTACACTATCCAGCGACACTGGCGGCAAAGCCTTCTTTGACTCCAACGACTTCGGTCCAGTCTTTCAGCAGATTCAGCGCGACACGGAGGCCTACTACATCCTTGGCTATCGCTCGAGCAACACGGCACGCGACGGTTCGTATCGCCGCCTGACCGTCAAGTTGAATCGCAACGACGCTAAGCTGGAGTATCGCCCGGGCTACTATGCCCCAGCAGACTTCCAGCACCAGAAGACTGAAGACCGTGAACTGGCTCTCACCGAGCAGATGCGTAGCGATCTTCCAGCCACAGATGTCGCTTTATATCTTCAGGCCCTGTACTTCCGATTGGCAGATAATCGTTTCTTCATCCCTGTTTCCCTGATCGTTCCCGGCTCCCAGATTCCCTTCGTTAAAAATGGTGATCGCGATAAGGCAACGATCGACGTCATCGGCCAGATAAAGAATGCGCAGGGCATTATCGTGGGCAATGCGCGCGACACGATCAAGCTGGCACTCGATCAGACACAGCAGGTACAGCGAAAGAACATCCAATACTCCACAGGCTTCACACTGGCGCCGGGTCGCTATCACCTGAAGTTTGTGGTGCGCGAGAACGAGACAGGAAGAATGGGTAGCTTTGAGACCGATTTGCAGGTACCGGATCTCAAGAAGATTCCTCTGAAGCTAAGCTCTATCGTTCTGGCTAGCCAGCAGACTCCGAATACAGCGAAAAAGGCGACAAATCCACTCATTCGCGATGGCGTGGAATGGATTCCCAACGTGCCCCACGTCTTCAGACAGGATCAGCACCTGTATCTGCTCTATGAGGTCTACGACCCGACGCGTCAGAAGGCCGATAGTACGGCGCCTGCACCTTCGCCCGGCCTTAACCGCCGGCCGGCAGGCGCCGTCAAAGTACTGACAAATATCGAGTTTCTGAGTGGAGGGGTGAAGGTCTACGAGACCCCACTGGTCGAGGCAGATGCCGTGAATATACCCGACCGGGAAGCTGTCGCCTTTCAGTTCGACGTGCCTCTGTCCCAGCTGAAGCCCGGCGTCTACATCTGCCAGGTCAATGTGATTGACGACGCAGGCGGAAGCTTCAGTTTCCCTAGGCTAGCCCTGCGAATTCAAGCCCCTGCTGCCGCACCCCAGACTGTATCCACGGCGACTGGTCAATAA
- a CDS encoding tetratricopeptide repeat protein, whose protein sequence is MFIRTLRLSLLFIAAVVLLIAASPVVAQQIHQLTRDEVRTLDHQNPVWDSVRSHLPDPTSATAAQLESAADILRARRFLADAMDYYEFALRRGGNEVRLLNKLGVSEIELRDPAAAKNYFNRVVKLQKKNPEGWNNLGAIEYLTGRFDNAISNYKKAIKLDRDSSTYHSNLGTAYFEKKDFDNARKQYEIALKLDPNLMEHHSTVGVTARMLSPEDHARFCFELARLYAERGDEEMMFHFLTMSSEAGFDVLDHMTYDSALGRYRKDPRVLLLVKNAQEMRTKGIPIAAAGTAPPPLPPDAGTKH, encoded by the coding sequence ATGTTCATCCGAACGCTTCGTCTCTCGCTTCTCTTCATCGCCGCAGTAGTCCTTTTAATTGCCGCTTCGCCGGTTGTCGCGCAACAAATTCATCAACTGACACGCGACGAAGTGCGCACTCTGGATCACCAGAACCCGGTATGGGATTCCGTGCGGTCGCATTTGCCTGATCCTACATCGGCCACAGCCGCGCAGTTGGAGAGCGCAGCCGACATTCTGCGTGCCCGCCGCTTCCTCGCTGACGCAATGGATTACTACGAGTTTGCTCTGCGCCGCGGAGGCAACGAAGTACGTCTGCTGAACAAACTCGGCGTGTCAGAGATTGAGCTGCGTGACCCGGCAGCTGCAAAAAACTACTTCAACCGCGTAGTAAAGCTGCAGAAGAAAAACCCAGAGGGCTGGAATAATCTCGGCGCAATCGAATATCTGACTGGGCGTTTCGATAACGCCATCAGTAACTATAAAAAGGCCATCAAGCTGGATAGGGATTCATCCACATATCATTCGAATCTCGGCACGGCCTACTTCGAAAAGAAGGATTTTGATAACGCGCGAAAGCAATATGAGATCGCTCTGAAGCTCGATCCCAACCTGATGGAGCATCACAGCACGGTCGGTGTCACAGCACGCATGTTGTCTCCAGAGGACCATGCCCGATTCTGCTTCGAACTGGCACGCCTCTATGCAGAGCGCGGTGATGAAGAGATGATGTTTCACTTCCTCACGATGTCCAGCGAAGCAGGTTTCGACGTGTTGGATCACATGACCTATGACAGCGCTCTCGGCCGCTACCGTAAAGATCCTCGCGTACTTTTACTGGTCAAGAATGCGCAGGAGATGAGGACTAAAGGCATTCCAATCGCCGCCGCTGGCACGGCACCTCCTCCGCTGCCACCTGATGCAGGAACGAAGCACTAG